One genomic segment of Rhinolophus sinicus isolate RSC01 linkage group LG11, ASM3656204v1, whole genome shotgun sequence includes these proteins:
- the KIRREL2 gene encoding kin of IRRE-like protein 2 isoform X2: MLVPALLVLFFCLKGHAGLLPHFLQQPADLVVLLGDEARLPCALDAYSGLVQWTKDGLALGGERDLPGWSRYWISGDAASGQHNLHIRPVELEDQASYECQATQAGLRSRPARLHVLVPPKAPQVLGGPSVSLVAGVPANLTCRSHGNAHPTPELLWFRDGVRLDGTTFHQTLLKEGTTGSVESILSLTPSSHDDGATLVCRARSQALPAGKDTAITLSLQYPPVVTLSAEPQTVQEGEKVTFLCQATAQPPVTGYRWAKGGSPVLGARGPMLEVVADASFLTSPVSCEVSNAVGSANCSTALDVQFGPILLAKPEPMSVDVGEDAFFSCAWRGNPLPRVTWTRRGGVQVLGSGPTLRLRSVGPEDSGDYVCRAEPGLTGLGGGAAEARLTVNAPPVVTALHSAPAFLRGPARLQCLVFASPAPEAVVWSWDEGFLAKGSWGRFLVETFPAPDSYGGQGPGLISVLHISGTQESDFSQGFNCSARNRLGEGGTRVSLGRRDLLPTVRIVAGVASAAMTLLMVITGVTLCCWRHGKASFSKQNNLVRIPSSSHGSSSRGPEEEETGSSEDQGPIVQTDHSDLVLDEERALETKDPTNGYYKVRGVSPRTSPDSCVTSLQLRSAGIFNLP; this comes from the exons ATGCTGGTTCCCGCTCTCCTCGTTCTGTTCTTCTGCCTCAAAGGGCATGCAG GCCTGTTGCCCCACTTCTTGCAACAGCCAGCTGACCTGGTGGTATTGCTAGGGGACGAGGCCCGGCTGCCCTGTGCCCTCGATGCATACTCAGGGCTGGTTCAGTGGACTAAGGATGGGCTGGCTCTAGGTGGTGAAAGGGACCTGCCAG GGTGGTCCAGATACTGGATATCAGGGGATGCAGCCAGTGGCCAGCACAACCTCCACATCAGGCCCGTGGAGCTAGAGGACCAAGCATCATATGAGTGTCAGGCTACACAAGCAGGCCTCCGCTCTCGACCAGCCCGATTACACGTGCTAG TGCCCCCAAAAGCCCCCCAGGTGCTGGGTGGCCCCTCTGTGTCTCTGGTTGCTGGGGTTCCTGCAAATCTGACCTGTCGGAGCCATGGGAATGCACACCCCACCCCTGAGCTGCTGTGGTTCCGAGACGGGGTCCGGCTGGATGGAACCACTTTCCATCAG ACCCTGCTGAAGGAAGGGACCACTGGGTCAGTGGAGAGCATCTTATCCTTGACCCCTTCCAGCCATGATGATGGAGCCACCTTGGTCTGCCGGGCCCGGAGCCAGGCCCTGCCTGCAGGGAAAGACACAGCTATCACACTGAGCCTGCAGT ACCCCCCAGTGGTGACTCTGTCTGCAGAACCACAGACTgtgcaggagggagagaaggtcACTTTTCTATGCCAGGCCACAGCCCAGCCTCCTGTCACGGGCTACCG GTGGGCAAAAGGAGGCTCCCCAGTACTCGGGGCCCGAGGGCCAATGTTGGAGGTGGTGGCAGACGCCTCATTCCTGACTTCACCAGTGTCCTGCGAGGTCAGCAACGCCGTGGGTAGCGCCAACTGCAGCACCGCTCTGGACGTGCAGT TCGGGCCCATTCTGCTGGCAAAACCCGAGCCTATGTCTGTAGACGTAGGGGAAGACGCCTTCTTCAGCTGTGCTTGGCGCGGGAACCCGCTCCCTCGGGTAACCTGGACACGCCGCGGGGGCGTACAG GTGCTGGGCTCTGGGCCCACGCTCCGTCTTCGGTCGGTGGGGCCCGAGGATTCAGGTGACTACGTGTGCAGGGCTGAGCCGGGGCTCACGGGCCTAGGGGGCGGTGCTGCGGAGGCCAGGTTGACTGTGAACG CACCCCCAGTCGTGACCGCCCTGCACTCAGCGCCGGCCTTCCTGAGGGGCCCCGCCCGACTCCAATGTCTAGTCTTCGCCTCCCCGGCCCCAGAAGCCGTG GTTTGGTCTTGGGATGAGGGCTTCCTGGCGAAAGGGTCGTGGGGTCGGTTCCTGGTGGAGACGTTCCCAGCCCCGGATAGCTACGGGGGACAGGGTCCAGGTCTGATTTCTGTGCTACACATTTCGGGAACCCAGGAGTCCGACTTTAGCCAGGGCTTCAACTGCAGTGCCCGGAACCGGTTGGGTGAAGGAGGCACCCGGGTCAGTCTGGGCCGTAGAG ACTTGCTCCCCACTGTAAGGATTGTGGCTGGAGTGGCCTCGGCAGCCATGACACTCCTTATGGTCATCACTGGGGTGACCCTTTGCTGCTGGCGCCATGGCAAAG CCTCTTTCTCCAAGCAAAATAACCTGGTGCGAATCCCAAGCAGCAGCCATGGCTCCAGTTCTCGGGGTCCTGAGGAAGAGGAGACAGGCAGCAGCGAGGACCAG GGCCCCATTGTGCAGACGGATCACAGTGACCTGGTTCTGGATGAGGAGAGGGCTCTGGAGACCAAG GACCCAACCAATGGTTACTACAAGGTCCGAGGAGTCAGT CCACGCACGTCTCCAGACTCATGTGTGACATCTCTTCAACTGAGGAGTGCTGGGATCTTCAATTTGCCATAA
- the KIRREL2 gene encoding kin of IRRE-like protein 2 isoform X1 produces MLVPALLVLFFCLKGHAGLLPHFLQQPADLVVLLGDEARLPCALDAYSGLVQWTKDGLALGGERDLPGWSRYWISGDAASGQHNLHIRPVELEDQASYECQATQAGLRSRPARLHVLVPPKAPQVLGGPSVSLVAGVPANLTCRSHGNAHPTPELLWFRDGVRLDGTTFHQTLLKEGTTGSVESILSLTPSSHDDGATLVCRARSQALPAGKDTAITLSLQYPPVVTLSAEPQTVQEGEKVTFLCQATAQPPVTGYRWAKGGSPVLGARGPMLEVVADASFLTSPVSCEVSNAVGSANCSTALDVQFGPILLAKPEPMSVDVGEDAFFSCAWRGNPLPRVTWTRRGGVQVLGSGPTLRLRSVGPEDSGDYVCRAEPGLTGLGGGAAEARLTVNAPPVVTALHSAPAFLRGPARLQCLVFASPAPEAVVWSWDEGFLAKGSWGRFLVETFPAPDSYGGQGPGLISVLHISGTQESDFSQGFNCSARNRLGEGGTRVSLGRRDLLPTVRIVAGVASAAMTLLMVITGVTLCCWRHGKASFSKQNNLVRIPSSSHGSSSRGPEEEETGSSEDQGPIVQTDHSDLVLDEERALETKDPTNGYYKVRGVSVSLSLGEAPGGSLFLPAPSSLGPLGTPPFYDFNTHLGMPAPCRLYRAQAGYLTTPHSRAFTSYIKPMSFGTPDLAPGTPPFPYAAFPTSSHARLQTHV; encoded by the exons ATGCTGGTTCCCGCTCTCCTCGTTCTGTTCTTCTGCCTCAAAGGGCATGCAG GCCTGTTGCCCCACTTCTTGCAACAGCCAGCTGACCTGGTGGTATTGCTAGGGGACGAGGCCCGGCTGCCCTGTGCCCTCGATGCATACTCAGGGCTGGTTCAGTGGACTAAGGATGGGCTGGCTCTAGGTGGTGAAAGGGACCTGCCAG GGTGGTCCAGATACTGGATATCAGGGGATGCAGCCAGTGGCCAGCACAACCTCCACATCAGGCCCGTGGAGCTAGAGGACCAAGCATCATATGAGTGTCAGGCTACACAAGCAGGCCTCCGCTCTCGACCAGCCCGATTACACGTGCTAG TGCCCCCAAAAGCCCCCCAGGTGCTGGGTGGCCCCTCTGTGTCTCTGGTTGCTGGGGTTCCTGCAAATCTGACCTGTCGGAGCCATGGGAATGCACACCCCACCCCTGAGCTGCTGTGGTTCCGAGACGGGGTCCGGCTGGATGGAACCACTTTCCATCAG ACCCTGCTGAAGGAAGGGACCACTGGGTCAGTGGAGAGCATCTTATCCTTGACCCCTTCCAGCCATGATGATGGAGCCACCTTGGTCTGCCGGGCCCGGAGCCAGGCCCTGCCTGCAGGGAAAGACACAGCTATCACACTGAGCCTGCAGT ACCCCCCAGTGGTGACTCTGTCTGCAGAACCACAGACTgtgcaggagggagagaaggtcACTTTTCTATGCCAGGCCACAGCCCAGCCTCCTGTCACGGGCTACCG GTGGGCAAAAGGAGGCTCCCCAGTACTCGGGGCCCGAGGGCCAATGTTGGAGGTGGTGGCAGACGCCTCATTCCTGACTTCACCAGTGTCCTGCGAGGTCAGCAACGCCGTGGGTAGCGCCAACTGCAGCACCGCTCTGGACGTGCAGT TCGGGCCCATTCTGCTGGCAAAACCCGAGCCTATGTCTGTAGACGTAGGGGAAGACGCCTTCTTCAGCTGTGCTTGGCGCGGGAACCCGCTCCCTCGGGTAACCTGGACACGCCGCGGGGGCGTACAG GTGCTGGGCTCTGGGCCCACGCTCCGTCTTCGGTCGGTGGGGCCCGAGGATTCAGGTGACTACGTGTGCAGGGCTGAGCCGGGGCTCACGGGCCTAGGGGGCGGTGCTGCGGAGGCCAGGTTGACTGTGAACG CACCCCCAGTCGTGACCGCCCTGCACTCAGCGCCGGCCTTCCTGAGGGGCCCCGCCCGACTCCAATGTCTAGTCTTCGCCTCCCCGGCCCCAGAAGCCGTG GTTTGGTCTTGGGATGAGGGCTTCCTGGCGAAAGGGTCGTGGGGTCGGTTCCTGGTGGAGACGTTCCCAGCCCCGGATAGCTACGGGGGACAGGGTCCAGGTCTGATTTCTGTGCTACACATTTCGGGAACCCAGGAGTCCGACTTTAGCCAGGGCTTCAACTGCAGTGCCCGGAACCGGTTGGGTGAAGGAGGCACCCGGGTCAGTCTGGGCCGTAGAG ACTTGCTCCCCACTGTAAGGATTGTGGCTGGAGTGGCCTCGGCAGCCATGACACTCCTTATGGTCATCACTGGGGTGACCCTTTGCTGCTGGCGCCATGGCAAAG CCTCTTTCTCCAAGCAAAATAACCTGGTGCGAATCCCAAGCAGCAGCCATGGCTCCAGTTCTCGGGGTCCTGAGGAAGAGGAGACAGGCAGCAGCGAGGACCAG GGCCCCATTGTGCAGACGGATCACAGTGACCTGGTTCTGGATGAGGAGAGGGCTCTGGAGACCAAG GACCCAACCAATGGTTACTACAAGGTCCGAGGAGTCAGTGTGAGCCTGAGCCTTGGTGAAGCCCCTGGAGGAAGCCTCTTCCTGccagctccctcctcccttgGACCTCTGGGTACCCCTCCATTCTATGACTTCAACACACACCTGGGCATGCCTGCCCCCTGCAGACTGTATAGAGCCCAGGCAGGTTATCTTACCACACCCCATTCTCGAGCTTTTACCAGCTACATCAAACCCATGTCCTTTGGAACTCCAGATCTGGCTCCTGGGACTCCCCCCTTCCCCTATGCTGCCTTCCCCACATCTAGCCACGCACGTCTCCAGACTCATGTGTGA